The genomic stretch CCTCCTTCTTCACGCCGCCCTCGGGCTCGACGCCCTGGAGGCGGAAGGGGGTGCCGACGATGCCGCCGATGGTGTGCCGCGGGTTCAGCGATCCGTACGGGTCCTGGAAGATCATCTGTACGTCGCGGCGCATCGGGCGCAGCTTGCCCGGCGGCAGATGGGTGATGTCCTTCCCCTCGAACTCGATGGTGCCGCCGGTCGGCTCGTCCAGCCGGGTGATCAGCCGGCCCATCGTCGACTTGCCGCAGCCGGACTCGCCGACCACGCCCAGGGTCTCCCCCGGCCGTACGTCGAAGTCGATGCCGTCGACCGCCTGCACCGCGCCCACCTGCCGCTTGAGCAGGCCCTTGGTGATCGGGAAGTGCCGTACCAGGCCGCGCACCCGCAGCAGCGGCGCGGCGCTCTCGTCCGTCGTGCCGGCCGCGACGCCGGTCTCTTCAGTCTCGGTCACAGCTTCGGCGCAATCTCTTCGGTCCAGATCCGCGCCCGCTGTTCGGGCGCCATGTGGCACGCGGCGAAGTGGCCTCCCCCGCCGGCTTCGCCCTCATCGGCGGGGGTGCCCCCGTCGTCGACCTGGCGCAGTTCGGGGCGGACCGTGCGGGTCAGGTTGTCCTCGGGGACGTCCGCGTACGGGCAGCGGGGGTTGAAGGCGCAGCCGGACGGGACGTTGATCAGGCTGGGCGGCGATCCCTTGACCGGGATCAGGCGGTCGGTCTCCTCCCGGTCGATGCGCGGCATCGACCCCAGCAGGCCCCAGGTGTACGGGTGCTGCGGCTCGGAGAAGACCTTCTCGGCCGGACCGCGCTCGACGCACCGGCCGCCGTACATCACCAGCAGCTGGTCCGCCAGCTCGGCGACCACGCCCAGGTCGTGGGTGATGATGATCACCGCGGAGCCGAACTCCTTCTGGAGGTCGCGGATCAGGTCCAGGATCTGCGCCTGTACGGTCACGTCCAGGGCGGTGGTCGGCTCGTCCGCGATCAGCAGCTCGGGGTTGTTGACCAGCGCCATGGCGATCATCGCGCGCTGGCGCATGCCGCCGGAGAACTGGTGCGGGTGGTCGTCCACCCGCTTGTCGGGCTGCGGGATGCCGACCCGGTCCAGCATCTCGACCGCCCGCTTGCGCGCGGTCTTCTTGTCCACGTCGTGGTGGACCCGGTAGGCCTCCACGATCTGCCTGCCGACCGTGTAGTACGGGTGCAGCGCGGACAGCGGGTCCTGGAAGATCATCGCCATCTCGCGGCCGCGCAGCCGGCGCACCTCGTCCGGGTCGGCACCGACCAGTTCCTTGCCGTCCAGCCAGATCTCGCCGGACATGTCCACCTTGCTGCGCTGCTGCCGGGAGGCCCGGTGCAGGCCCATGATCGCGAGCGAGGTGACGGACTTGCCGGAACCGGACTCGCCGACGATGCCGAGGGTGCGGCCCTTCTCCAGGGTGAAGGACAGGCCGTCCACGGACTTCACGATGCCGTCGTCGGTGGGGAAGTGCACCTTCAGGTCGCGCACTTCGAGGAAGGCGGTGGGCGCCCGGGACCCCGCCGGGGCCGGTTCGCCGACCGCGGCACCGGTCCCGGTCAGGTCGGAGGGGGCGGCGGGCGGCGGCCCGTCGGCGCCGGTGTCCGGTGCGGAGGGTCCGGCGCGGTGGCCGGCGGTGGAATCCGGGAAGTCGGTCACGACAGCCTCACCCGCGGGTCGACGGCGGCGTACAGAACGTCCACCACCAGGTTGCAAATGACGATGAAGAACGCGGCGAGCAAGGTGACGCCGAGGATGTTCGGCAGGTCGTTGGCGTTGATCGCCTCGACGGCGAACGCGCCGACGCCCTTGAGGGAGAAGACCTGTTCGGTGATCAGCGCGCCGCCGAGCAGCAGGCCGACGTCCATGCCGAAGACCGTGACGATCGGGGTGAGGGCCGCGCGCAGACCGTGGCGCACCACGACCTTGCGCTCGCCCAGCCCCTTGGCGCGCGCGGTACGGATGTAGTCCTCGCTCAGCGTCTCCAGCATGCTCGCTCTCGTCAGGCGGGCATAGAGGGCGGAGTAGAGGAAGGCCAGCGTGACCCAGGGCAGCACCAGCGTCTGCGCCCACAGGAACGGGTCCTCGAAGAGCGGCACGTAGTCGCTGCGCTCGAAGATCGGCCACTGGTAGGTGAAGAGGGCCAGCGCCAGCGCGCCGGTGAAGAACATGGGCAGCGAGACGCCGGCCAGCGCGACGCCCATCGCCATCCGGTCGAAGACCGACCCGGGGCGCAGCGCGGAGAGCACGCCGGTGGCGACGCCGGAGACCAGCCACACCACGGCCGCGCCGGCGGCGAGCGAGACGGTCACCGGGAGCCGGGACTGGATCTCCGGCCAGACCTCCAGGTGGGTCTTGAAGGAGTAGCCGAAGCACGGCACGTTGCATGTGGCGGCGTCCGGACCGAACTTGTAGTCGATCCCGACGAAGATGCCCTTGAGGAAGTCCCAGTACTGTACGAAGACCGGCTTGTCCAAGCCGAGGTTCTTCTTCACCGCGGCGATGTCCGCGGCCGACGGGGCCTTTCCGATGTACTGCGCGGCCAACTGGTCGCCGGTCTGTCCGGCCAGCTTCGGCAGCACGAAGAAGATGCCGAAGGTGACCGCGCTGACGATCAGCAGCAGAATCACGGCGCTGATCAACCTGCGGATGATGTACGCGAACACGGGACTGCGGCGTCGGCACCGCGGGCCGGCCCGGCCGGCCCGCGGAAGCCCTTGCCTTCACCTGCCTTTCGGGCTTGCTACTTCTTGACGCCGATGTTGAGGTAGTCGTACTCACCGCTGTAGGCGGAGGTGGACACCAGGTTGGTGGCCTTCGGCGAGCGGTACAGCAGGATCTTGAAGTAGGTCAGCGGGACGATGACGGACTGCTCCATCGTCTTCTTGTCGACCTCCGCGTAGTCCTTCTCCCGCTGCGCCTTGTCGCTGGTGGCGATGGCATCGTCGAGCAGCTTGTTGATGGCCGGGTCGTCCAGTTCGGAGAGGTTGGAGTTGCCGGACTTCTGGATCGCCTTGCCGTTGACGATCTGGTTCAGGTAGCCGAAGCCGGTCGGGTAGTCCGAGCCCCACTGCATCATCATCAGGCCGATGTTGTTCTTCTTGGTGAACTCCGGCACGCCCGCGTAGTCCGAGAAGTACTTGCCGCTCGGGTAGGTCTGGATCTTGGCGTTGATGCCGATCTTCTTCAGCGAGTTGATGACCGCGGTGGCCGCGTCCACCTCGTCCTGACGGTCGCTGCGGGCGGTGATGGCGGTGCTCACATTGCCGGCGCCGCACGCCTGCCACTGCTTCTTGGCCTCGGTCAGGTCGAGGTTCTCACCGTTGTACTTCTGCGGGTACAGGTCGAACTTCTGGTACCCGGCGAGGTCGCTGGGCAGCACGGTGGAGGCGATCTCACCGCGGACCGGCCCGCCGAGCGCGGTCTGCACGGCCTTCTTGTCGATCGCGTACTGCACGGCCTTGCGGCACTCGATCTTGTCGAACGGCGCGACCTTGGGGTTGATCGCCACGTAGGACAGGCGCTGGCCGAGCGCGTTGTCGGTGTTGCCCTTCTCCTTCGGGTCGGTCAGGAGCTGGGCCTGAGTCTGCGCGTCCACACCGCGGCCGGCCATGTCGATGTGGGTGTTGCCCGCCTTCAGGTCCTTGTCGATCGTGGACTGGGCGACCTTCATCTTCAGCACGATCTTGTCCGGCAGCTGCTTGCGCAGCGGGTCGGTCGCCGCCGACCAGTGCGGGTTGCGGGAGAGGACGACCTGCTTGCCCTCCTCGTAGGTGTCGAACTTGTAACTGCCGGACGAGACGATGTTCTTGGTGTAGTCCGCGCCCTTGTCCTTCGCCCGCGGCACCGGAGCCGTCTGCGGCGCGCTGACCAGGTAGTCGAACTCGGCGAAGGCCTGTTTGAGGTGGAAGACGATGGTCTGGTCGTCCGGTGTCTCGATGGACTTCAGGCCCTCCTCGCTCTTGTCCTTGTACGGGCCCTTGTAGCCGCCCTCGTTGTCCTTGAGGTACGTCTGGAAGTAGTTCGGGCCGAGCGAGAGGATGTCGCGCGCGAAGTTGCTGCGTTCCACCGCGTACTTGACGTCCTTGGACGTGATCGGGGTGCCGTCGGAGTACTTGAGCCCCTTGCGGATCTTGTACGTCCAGGTCTTGTTGCCGTCGCTGGACTTGCCCAGCGACTCCGCCAGGTCGGCGGTCAGCGTGTTGCCCTTGGGGCCCGGGCCCGGCTTGAAGGTGGTGAGCGGGCGCGCGTACAGACGGCTGAAGTTCCAGACGTACGCGTAGTACGTGTTGCCCGGGTCGTAGGACTCCGGGGCGTCGCTCATCGCGTAGGTGAGCGTGCCGCCCTTCTCGTCCGAGGCGTTGACGATGCCCTTGGTGGCGGCGTTCGCCTCCGAGGAGCCGCCGCCCGAGCTCTTGCCGCTGCAGCCGGACAGCAGGAGGCCCGCGCTGGTGAGGGCCGCGATCGCCGCGACCGGGACTGACCTTCGCATAATGGTCGGTTTCCCCTTCGTTGGTCGGAAACTTGGGTGGGGCCTGCCGGGCGGACGCGCCCGGCCGGATCAGCGGCTGCGCGGGTCGAGCGCGTCCCTGAGGCCGTCACCGAGGAGGTTGAACGCCAGCACGGTGATGAAGATCGCGAGACCGGGGACGATCATGTACTGGGGGTCGACCTCGTAGTACTTGACCGCCTGGTTGAGCATGCCGCCCCAGGACGCCTGGGGCGGCTGGATGCCGACGCCCAGGAAGCTCAGCGCCGCCTCGAAGAGGATGTTGGAGGGGATCAGCAGCGTCGAGTAGACGATGATCGGGCCCACCAGGTTCGGCAGCAGCTCCCGGAAGAGGATGAACGGGCCGCGGGCGCCCATGCCGCGGGCCGCGTCCACGAACTCCCGCTCGCGCAGCGACAGCGTCTGGGCCCGCACGATCCGGCCCATGTACGGCCAGTTGAAGAAACCGATCACGAAGATCAGGACCGAGATGTGCAGCGGCAGCCCTTCGAGCCCGAAGGCGCCGCCCTGGAGCGAGGCGGAGATGGCGATGGCGAACAGCAGCAGCGGGAAGGCCAGGAAGACGTCCATCAGCCGGCTGATCAGCGCGTCCACCCGGCCCCGGTAGAAGCCGGCCACCACACCGAGCACGGTGCCGATGGCCACCGACAGCAGCGTCGCGCCGAACGCCACGATCAGCGAGACCCAGGAGCCCTCCAGCACCCGCGCGAACAGGTCGCGGCCGAACTTGGGGTCCACGCCGAACGGATGGTCCCAGCTCATGCCGCCGAAGTCGCCCTTGGGCAGGGTGGTGTTGGGGTCGATGAGGTCCCGGTTGGGGCTGTTGGGGTCCAGGCCCAGCCAGGACTGGATCGGCCGGGAGAGGGCGGCGACGAGGATCAGCAGGATGACAACGATGGCACCCGCTACCGCGACCTTGTCGCGCTTGAACCGCAGCCAGGCGATCTGCCCGAGCGAGCGGCCCTCGATCTTCTTGCTCTCGACGCCTTGCAGCACCGCTTCCGGCTGCGCCTCGGCAGCCGCCCCGGTGGTCTCGATCGGTGCGGTCACGGTGCCTTTGACCCCTCTCGGCCGGCGCCGCCGGCCCATGCGCGCCGCGGGTCCGCGGCCTGGTTCTCATCACTGGTGCAGATGGAGCATCTGGAGCAACTGGGAGAAATCTGGAACAGCTGGAGCAACTGGTGCAGGTAGTGCGGGCGTTGCAGGAACAGGTGTTGCAGGTGTTGCCGATGGTGCAGATGCCGCGGAATGTCACGCGACTGACGAGCGGATGGAACTCTCGTACGACTCGGGCCGAAGCCCTCTGCTGCGGGAGTCTTCATCCGACTCGCGATCACTCACCAGCCCTGGCC from Streptomyces albofaciens JCM 4342 encodes the following:
- a CDS encoding ABC transporter ATP-binding protein; this translates as MTGTGAAVGEPAPAGSRAPTAFLEVRDLKVHFPTDDGIVKSVDGLSFTLEKGRTLGIVGESGSGKSVTSLAIMGLHRASRQQRSKVDMSGEIWLDGKELVGADPDEVRRLRGREMAMIFQDPLSALHPYYTVGRQIVEAYRVHHDVDKKTARKRAVEMLDRVGIPQPDKRVDDHPHQFSGGMRQRAMIAMALVNNPELLIADEPTTALDVTVQAQILDLIRDLQKEFGSAVIIITHDLGVVAELADQLLVMYGGRCVERGPAEKVFSEPQHPYTWGLLGSMPRIDREETDRLIPVKGSPPSLINVPSGCAFNPRCPYADVPEDNLTRTVRPELRQVDDGGTPADEGEAGGGGHFAACHMAPEQRARIWTEEIAPKL
- a CDS encoding ABC transporter permease gives rise to the protein MTAPIETTGAAAEAQPEAVLQGVESKKIEGRSLGQIAWLRFKRDKVAVAGAIVVILLILVAALSRPIQSWLGLDPNSPNRDLIDPNTTLPKGDFGGMSWDHPFGVDPKFGRDLFARVLEGSWVSLIVAFGATLLSVAIGTVLGVVAGFYRGRVDALISRLMDVFLAFPLLLFAIAISASLQGGAFGLEGLPLHISVLIFVIGFFNWPYMGRIVRAQTLSLREREFVDAARGMGARGPFILFRELLPNLVGPIIVYSTLLIPSNILFEAALSFLGVGIQPPQASWGGMLNQAVKYYEVDPQYMIVPGLAIFITVLAFNLLGDGLRDALDPRSR
- a CDS encoding ABC transporter permease, coding for MFAYIIRRLISAVILLLIVSAVTFGIFFVLPKLAGQTGDQLAAQYIGKAPSAADIAAVKKNLGLDKPVFVQYWDFLKGIFVGIDYKFGPDAATCNVPCFGYSFKTHLEVWPEIQSRLPVTVSLAAGAAVVWLVSGVATGVLSALRPGSVFDRMAMGVALAGVSLPMFFTGALALALFTYQWPIFERSDYVPLFEDPFLWAQTLVLPWVTLAFLYSALYARLTRASMLETLSEDYIRTARAKGLGERKVVVRHGLRAALTPIVTVFGMDVGLLLGGALITEQVFSLKGVGAFAVEAINANDLPNILGVTLLAAFFIVICNLVVDVLYAAVDPRVRLS
- a CDS encoding ABC transporter substrate-binding protein, with the translated sequence MRRSVPVAAIAALTSAGLLLSGCSGKSSGGGSSEANAATKGIVNASDEKGGTLTYAMSDAPESYDPGNTYYAYVWNFSRLYARPLTTFKPGPGPKGNTLTADLAESLGKSSDGNKTWTYKIRKGLKYSDGTPITSKDVKYAVERSNFARDILSLGPNYFQTYLKDNEGGYKGPYKDKSEEGLKSIETPDDQTIVFHLKQAFAEFDYLVSAPQTAPVPRAKDKGADYTKNIVSSGSYKFDTYEEGKQVVLSRNPHWSAATDPLRKQLPDKIVLKMKVAQSTIDKDLKAGNTHIDMAGRGVDAQTQAQLLTDPKEKGNTDNALGQRLSYVAINPKVAPFDKIECRKAVQYAIDKKAVQTALGGPVRGEIASTVLPSDLAGYQKFDLYPQKYNGENLDLTEAKKQWQACGAGNVSTAITARSDRQDEVDAATAVINSLKKIGINAKIQTYPSGKYFSDYAGVPEFTKKNNIGLMMMQWGSDYPTGFGYLNQIVNGKAIQKSGNSNLSELDDPAINKLLDDAIATSDKAQREKDYAEVDKKTMEQSVIVPLTYFKILLYRSPKATNLVSTSAYSGEYDYLNIGVKK